One window from the genome of Acidimicrobiales bacterium encodes:
- a CDS encoding aminotransferase class V-fold PLP-dependent enzyme, with protein MRTALDRSLFPVTERWAYLNHAGVGPLAAPVVEAIHAAARVVAENGSVGVEDRLEAMEGVRAKAARLLGVPAADVAFVKNTTEGIGFVASGLDFGPGDRVVVPDLEFPSTLLPWVALEPLGVRVDRVAPEGPGRAVLVERVAEALDRGPCRVVACSWVQFGRGWRADLAALAEVCHAHGALLCVDVIQGLGVLPARLAEWGVDFAAADAHKWLLGPEGIGVLYVAERCLDLLRPLEPGWASVAHRTEWENLDLVWAPDARRFEGGSFNMTGIAALGTTADLLLDAGVDRVWHHVDGLLERAAAGLADLGATVLSDRSGEGRSGILTFEVPGADHAAAARLLEAEGVVLSARGGGLRVSPHGYNTEAEIDTLLAAVASLR; from the coding sequence GTGAGGACGGCCCTCGACCGCAGCCTGTTCCCGGTCACCGAGCGCTGGGCCTACCTGAACCACGCCGGCGTCGGGCCGCTCGCCGCGCCGGTGGTGGAGGCGATCCACGCCGCGGCGCGCGTGGTCGCCGAGAACGGGTCGGTGGGTGTCGAGGACCGCCTCGAGGCGATGGAGGGCGTGCGGGCGAAGGCGGCCCGGCTGCTCGGCGTGCCCGCCGCCGACGTCGCCTTCGTCAAGAACACGACCGAGGGCATCGGCTTCGTCGCCTCCGGCCTCGACTTCGGCCCCGGCGACCGGGTCGTCGTCCCCGACCTGGAGTTCCCCTCGACCCTGCTCCCCTGGGTCGCGCTGGAGCCCCTCGGGGTGCGCGTCGACCGGGTCGCCCCCGAGGGGCCGGGCCGGGCCGTGCTGGTCGAGCGGGTGGCCGAGGCCCTCGACCGGGGCCCCTGCCGCGTCGTCGCCTGCAGCTGGGTGCAGTTCGGGCGGGGCTGGCGGGCCGACCTCGCGGCGCTGGCCGAGGTGTGCCACGCGCACGGCGCCCTCCTCTGCGTCGACGTCATCCAGGGGCTCGGCGTGCTGCCGGCCAGGCTCGCCGAGTGGGGGGTCGACTTCGCCGCCGCCGACGCCCACAAGTGGCTCCTCGGGCCGGAGGGCATCGGCGTGCTGTACGTGGCCGAGCGGTGCCTCGACCTGCTGCGCCCGCTGGAGCCGGGGTGGGCGTCGGTGGCCCACCGGACCGAGTGGGAGAACCTCGACCTGGTGTGGGCGCCCGACGCCCGCCGCTTCGAGGGCGGCTCGTTCAACATGACCGGCATCGCCGCGCTCGGCACCACCGCCGACCTGCTCCTCGACGCCGGCGTGGACCGGGTGTGGCACCACGTCGACGGCCTCCTCGAGCGGGCCGCGGCCGGGCTGGCCGACCTGGGGGCCACCGTGCTGTCGGACCGGTCGGGCGAGGGCCGCTCCGGCATCCTGACCTTCGAGGTCCCCGGCGCCGACCACGCCGCCGCCGCCCGCCTGCTCGAGGCCGAGGGGGTCGTCCTCAGCGCGCGGGGCGGCGGGCTGCGGGTCTCGCCGCACGGCTACAACACCGAGGCCGAGATCGACACGCTGCTCGCCGCGGTGGCCAGCCTGCGCTGA
- a CDS encoding Lrp/AsnC family transcriptional regulator has translation MAETVDILPIRVEGMLYDLAMLPTGIDTLDARLISALAETPRAGVMELARQLGVARGTVQARLDKLQRRGVVTGFGPDLSLRALGYDVLAFTTLEISQGRLQDVIDHLRNIPEVLEAHATTGPGDLHCRIVARTNEHLQQVINRVLEVSGIVRTTTQIALSEQIALRVLPLVGQVRDAEPA, from the coding sequence GTGGCCGAGACGGTGGACATCCTGCCCATTCGAGTGGAGGGGATGCTGTACGATCTGGCCATGTTGCCCACCGGCATCGACACCCTCGACGCCCGCCTGATCTCGGCGCTCGCGGAGACGCCGCGCGCGGGGGTGATGGAGCTGGCCCGCCAGCTCGGTGTGGCGAGGGGGACGGTACAGGCCCGGCTCGACAAGCTCCAGCGTCGCGGGGTGGTCACCGGCTTCGGCCCGGACCTGTCGCTGCGGGCCCTCGGCTACGACGTGCTGGCCTTCACGACCCTGGAGATCTCCCAGGGCCGGCTCCAGGACGTGATCGACCACCTCCGCAACATCCCGGAGGTGCTGGAGGCCCACGCCACGACCGGGCCGGGCGACCTCCACTGCCGGATCGTGGCGAGGACCAACGAGCACCTGCAGCAGGTCATCAACCGGGTGCTGGAGGTGAGCGGCATCGTGCGGACGACCACGCAGATCGCGCTCTCCGAGCAGATCGCCCTGCGCGTGCTGCCCCTCGTCGGCCAGGTGCGGGACGCGGAGCCGGCGTGA